In Eleutherodactylus coqui strain aEleCoq1 chromosome 11, aEleCoq1.hap1, whole genome shotgun sequence, a single window of DNA contains:
- the LOC136581768 gene encoding folliculin-like codes for MEKQADLEEECAAWKSHEEEEEPQPQPEVLEGRELSRCHTNSSSLSDCSWNMRRTLEFAVMIDVRTAPGSNLYPVLFVDDKPLSNYAFVLTSGSPVATDRGEHLGDE; via the exons atggagaaacaagcag acTTGGAAGAAGAGTGTGCAGcctggaagagtcatgaggaagaggaagaaccccaaccccagcctgaagttctggagggaagagagctgtccagatgccatacaaattcatcttccctgtcagattgcagctggaacaTGCGGAGGACATTGG aatttgcagtcatgattgatgtccgcacggctccaggatccaacctTTACCCAGTCTTGTTTGTAGATGACAAGCCGCTCAGCAATTATGCATTTGTGCTGACAAGTGGGAGCCCCGTGGCCACCGACAGGGGTGAGCATCTCGGAGATGAATGA